One window of the Bombus huntii isolate Logan2020A chromosome 18, iyBomHunt1.1, whole genome shotgun sequence genome contains the following:
- the LOC126875512 gene encoding adrenodoxin-like protein 2, mitochondrial, whose amino-acid sequence MALVNQLQKFSRSILGIASNYSKYTSNTTLPFLQATRGLSTTQPLSEKQEVNITFVKASGERIKAKGKVGDTILDIVVNNEIDLGGYGACEGTLTCSTCRLIFSKEVYDALPDKPTDEELDMLDLAYELTDTSRLGCQIVMSKELDGIEVRVPSTINDARA is encoded by the exons ATGGCGTTAGtaaatcaattacaaaaattttcgagatcaattctcggtattgcatcaaattattcaaaatatacaagCAACACAACGTTGCCCTTTTTGCAGGCAACAAGAGGACTATCGACCACGCAACCACTTTCAGAAAAACAAGA agtAAATATAACGTTTGTTAAAGCAAGTGGAGAGAGAATCAAAGCAAAAGGGAAAGTTGGAGATACTATATTAGACATAgtagtaaataatgaaattgatttaggtggatatg gTGCTTGTGAAGGAACATTAACTTGTAGTACGTGccgtttaatattttcgaaagaagtTTATGATGCACTTCCTGACAAACCAACAGATGAAGAATTAGACATGTTGGATTTAGCATATGAATTAACAGATAC GTCACGGCTAGGCTGTCAAATAGTAATGTCTAAGGAACTAGATGGAATTGAGGTAAGAGTTCCATCAACAATTAATGATGCAAGAGCATAA